AGGCCGTGCGACACGGCGTTGCCGGCGTTGTAGCGGATGTCGCGGGCGCGGTGGGCCGAGCCCTCATTGCCCTTGAGGGCGATGACCACGCCCGCCGCGTTCAGGGCCGCCGCATTCTGCATCCTCGCCGCCCGCATCTCGAAGTTCGAAGGCAGATTGGTGGTCGGGTGCAGGATGACGGGAACCTTGGCCGCCGCGATCTCATCGGCGACCAGCCAGCCTTCGACGGCGCCGTCCAGGATGATCTTGATCCCTTCCTCGCGCGCCAGACGCAGCACCTGCTGAATGTCCGAGGCGCGGTTGACGGTGACGATCAACGGCATACGCCCCTCGGCCACCGGGATCAGGGCCTCCATATCGGCGCGCGACAGCGACAGGGCGCGCATGTCGGCCCGCTCATAGGCGGCCTTGTTGCGGGCGTAGGTCCGCACCTCGGCCAGGGTCTCCTTGAACAGGACGAACTCGGCGCCGCGCGCGCCGCCCGCCACCGCCTTGCCGGCCTCGCCGAAGGGCGCGACCATGGCCACGCGCGGCTTCACCAGGATGTCGGCGCCGCCCAGCTTGATGACCGCCGCCTGACCCGCGAACAGGCCCGGCGTCTGGAAGCCGCCTGCGCCTGCGCCGGCGAAGTCGCTGTCGTCATGGCTGTGGCCGCCGCCCGAACCGCCGTGCTGCGGCGTGACCACAGCGCGCGTGACGCCGCCCAGACGCGCGACCGGCAGGGTGAAGGACCACGGGTCCAGCCCATAGGACAGGTCGAAAGCCGCCGTCAGGGTGTTGGCGCGGTTGGCCAGATCGTTCGAGCCGCGCACCGAGCCGACCTCAGTGCCGCCGAGGCCGGAATCCACGGCGACGAAGCCCGGCGTCACCACCTTGCCGCGCGCGTCGATGACCCGCAGACCGGCCGGGGCCGCGCCGGTTCCGACCGAGACGACCTTGCCGCTACGGATGACCACGGTGCCGTTTTCGATCACCGAGGTTCCGGTCAGCACCTGGCCGCCGGTGATGGCGACGTCCTGCGCCAGGGCGGGACCGGTCAGGGCCAGGGCCGCGACAGCGCCCGCGAGGAGAGTTTTGATACGCATGGTTCAACGGGCTCCCTGGGCGACGCCAGCGGCGGACAGGCCGAAGCCGGGCTGACCCAGTTCGAAATCGGACACGGGCTGGAAGGCGGGGTTCTGACGGTCGAACGCCAGTCCGCCGTCGATGAAGACCTGATCGGCGCGGGCGTAGATGGAGAAGGGATCGGCGCTCCAGATCACCACGTCGGCGCGCTTGCCGCTTTCCAGAGAGCCCGTCTCCTTGTCGATGCCGATGGACTTGGCCGCATTCAGCGTGATCCAGCTGATGGCGTGCTCTTCGGCGATGTCCATCCCGGCGCGGCGACCGGCCGACAGGGCGGCG
Above is a window of Brevundimonas naejangsanensis DNA encoding:
- a CDS encoding amidohydrolase family protein, which translates into the protein MRIKTLLAGAVAALALTGPALAQDVAITGGQVLTGTSVIENGTVVIRSGKVVSVGTGAAPAGLRVIDARGKVVTPGFVAVDSGLGGTEVGSVRGSNDLANRANTLTAAFDLSYGLDPWSFTLPVARLGGVTRAVVTPQHGGSGGGHSHDDSDFAGAGAGGFQTPGLFAGQAAVIKLGGADILVKPRVAMVAPFGEAGKAVAGGARGAEFVLFKETLAEVRTYARNKAAYERADMRALSLSRADMEALIPVAEGRMPLIVTVNRASDIQQVLRLAREEGIKIILDGAVEGWLVADEIAAAKVPVILHPTTNLPSNFEMRAARMQNAAALNAAGVVIALKGNEGSAHRARDIRYNAGNAVSHGLPFAAAIQAITVNPARIFGFDGQFGELKAGAAGDVVVWSGDPLEPLSQPSAVLIDGVEQPLQARNLLLRDRYRTGGEGAMPPAYGN